A region from the Triticum aestivum cultivar Chinese Spring chromosome 3D, IWGSC CS RefSeq v2.1, whole genome shotgun sequence genome encodes:
- the LOC123078247 gene encoding uncharacterized protein isoform X2: MEDAAPPPLQPEGTPPLLQPGVDFTFQRRDRRAVYLTRTWHRLQTNTANVDVAHYCEADAGQRSQTARMSSSIRQRGGAEASDDEDSIGGVGVAQ; encoded by the exons ATGGAGGACGCCGCTCCACCTCCGCTCCAGCCTGAAGGCACTCCACCCCTGCTCCAGCCTGGAG TGGACTTCACATTCCAAAGGAGGGACAGAAGAGCAGTCTACCTGACAAGGACATGGCATAGGTTGCAGACAAATACT GCGAATGTGGATGTTGCACACTATTGTGAAG CAGACGCGGGGCAGAGAAGTCAGACGGCAAGGATGAGCAGCAGCATCAGACAGCGAGGAGGAGCAGAAGCATCAGACGACGAGGACTCGATCGGGGGCGTTGGCGTCGCCCAATAG
- the LOC123078247 gene encoding uncharacterized protein isoform X3 yields MEDAAPPPLQPEGTPPLLQPGVDFTFQRRDRRAVYLTRTWHRLQTNTANVDVAHYCEDAGQRSQTARMSSSIRQRGGAEASDDEDSIGGVGVAQ; encoded by the exons ATGGAGGACGCCGCTCCACCTCCGCTCCAGCCTGAAGGCACTCCACCCCTGCTCCAGCCTGGAG TGGACTTCACATTCCAAAGGAGGGACAGAAGAGCAGTCTACCTGACAAGGACATGGCATAGGTTGCAGACAAATACT GCGAATGTGGATGTTGCACACTATTGTGAAG ACGCGGGGCAGAGAAGTCAGACGGCAAGGATGAGCAGCAGCATCAGACAGCGAGGAGGAGCAGAAGCATCAGACGACGAGGACTCGATCGGGGGCGTTGGCGTCGCCCAATAG
- the LOC123078247 gene encoding uncharacterized protein isoform X4, with translation MEKRRQVDFTFQRRDRRAVYLTRTWHRLQTNTANVDVAHYCEADAGQRSQTARMSSSIRQRGGAEASDDEDSIGGVGVAQ, from the exons ATGGAGAAAAGAAGACAAG TGGACTTCACATTCCAAAGGAGGGACAGAAGAGCAGTCTACCTGACAAGGACATGGCATAGGTTGCAGACAAATACT GCGAATGTGGATGTTGCACACTATTGTGAAG CAGACGCGGGGCAGAGAAGTCAGACGGCAAGGATGAGCAGCAGCATCAGACAGCGAGGAGGAGCAGAAGCATCAGACGACGAGGACTCGATCGGGGGCGTTGGCGTCGCCCAATAG
- the LOC123078247 gene encoding uncharacterized protein isoform X1, giving the protein MEDAAPPPLQPEGTPPLLQPGVDFTFQRRDRRAVYLTRTWHRLQTNTANVDVAHYCEGAALLNSISTAHIYFNFYYKFTFSTADAGQRSQTARMSSSIRQRGGAEASDDEDSIGGVGVAQ; this is encoded by the exons ATGGAGGACGCCGCTCCACCTCCGCTCCAGCCTGAAGGCACTCCACCCCTGCTCCAGCCTGGAG TGGACTTCACATTCCAAAGGAGGGACAGAAGAGCAGTCTACCTGACAAGGACATGGCATAGGTTGCAGACAAATACT GCGAATGTGGATGTTGCACACTATTGTGAAGGTGCAGCCCTGCTCAATTCAATCTCCACTGCACATATCTACTTCAATTTCTACTACAAATTCACCTTTTCAACAGCAGACGCGGGGCAGAGAAGTCAGACGGCAAGGATGAGCAGCAGCATCAGACAGCGAGGAGGAGCAGAAGCATCAGACGACGAGGACTCGATCGGGGGCGTTGGCGTCGCCCAATAG